DNA from Arthrobacter sp. PvP023:
GTCGACCTCAACACCTGGACCCGCGGCCTGTACACGGAGCTGGGCGTCGAGGAATCGAAATCCCTGTTCTGCCATTTCGCTCCCGGCGAGCACGCCCACTGGCCGGACGGGCTGGCGGACAACACGCACTTTTCCCTGCGCGGTGCGTCGCTGGTCGCCGAGGAAGTTGCCGGCAGGCTTGCGCTGCTTGGATTCGGCCGGGATGCCCTGCCGGACTCCCGAAAGGGCACGACGGCGGGACTCACGACGGCGGGAAGGGGCTAGGTGGGCACGGCACGGCCCGGCACGGACCTGCTGTACTCCAACCCGCTTGCCGGCCCGCCCGACGTGTCCGACTGGGTGGCCGAAGGACCCCTGGGCCTGGGTACCCGCGACGGCGCCCTCGAACTATCCGGCCCGGCGGACGACGACGAGCTCGGGGACCATGCGCACTGGACGTTCTGGTGCCCGGTGGAGTTCCCGGACGGCATCCGGATCAGCTGGGAGTTCCTGCCCCTCGCCGAGCCGGGGCTGGCCATGCTGTTCTTTTCGGCAAGCGGCCACGCCGGCCGGGACCTCTTTTCGGCGGATCTCCCGCAGCGCACCGGTTACTACCCGCAGTACCATTCGGGAGACATCGACGCCCTCCATGTGTCCTACTTCCGGCACAAGTACGACTCCGAGCGGGCCTTCCGGACGTGCAACCTGCGCAAGAGTGCCGGCTTTGAACTGGTGGCCCAGGGCGCTGACCCGTTGCCGCCCGCGGAGGACGCCCGGGATTTCTACCGCATGGAACTCGTCAAGGACGGCCCGCATGTGGCGTTCTCCATCAACGGGCTGCCCCTTTTTGCGTGGACGGACACGTCGGACAAGGTGCTGGGCGGAGGCTATCTCGGCTTCCGGCAGATGGCACCGCTGCGTGCCGCCTACCGAAACCTCAGGGTCGAGAAGATCTGACCGGCAGTGGACGGCCTCGTCGGCGGGCCATGGGCATACCGGCGTCCGCCCCCAGCACCACCAAGGACGGCGGGTTCTTGCTTTCGGCGATGGCCGTGATGCCGAGGGGCTGCAGTTCCTTGTGGGGTGATCCGGACGGCGCGTTCATCACCGGCAGCGACTTCCTCATGGACGGCGGCGTCACAGCGTCCTACTTCTATGGCGAACTCGCCCCCTGGTGATCGCCTCAGTGATCGCCCGGCAGGTCTGAAGAGCCCTCGGGGCCGGCGGTGCTTTGGCGCACCACCAGCTCCGGGGTGAAGATCACGGCCCGGTGCTTGGGTTTGTCGGCTTCCAGTTCCTCCGCCAGCAGCTCGATCGCCGTCCGGCCCAGCGCTTCCGTAGGCTGACGGATCGAGGACAGCGGCACCACGGCTGACACGGCAAAGTCGATGTCGTCATAGCCGATCAGGGCGATGTCCTCCGGAATCCGCAGCCTGTGCAGCATGGTCAGGGACTGCATCACGCCGAGGGCCAGCAGGTCGTTGGCGCAGAACACGCCGTCCGGCAGTTCGCCGGCGCTGCGGCGGACCAGCTGGTCGCCCACGCCCCGGCCGGCCAGGACGGTCTGTCCGGCCGAATCCAGAATTTCCAGTGAAGCGTCCGCAACCTCAGCGACGGCGCGTTGCGCCCCCTGGAGACGGTCCGCCACCTGGCGTATCGACGTCGGGCCTCCCACGAAAGCCAGCCGACGGCGGCCGATGTCCAGCAGGTGCCGTGCCGCGAGGTAACCCCCGGCGTCGTCGTCAACGGAAACTGAGCTGTACTTCGTCTCATCGGCCAGCCGGTCCACCAGGACGGTGGGCACGCCGCGCTCACGCAGCTGGTCGAGGCGCTCGGTGACATCGCCCACGGGCGAGATCAGCAGGCCCTGGACCCGCTGCTCCTGGAAGAGGTCGATGTAGTTCGATTCGCGGCCCGCATCGTGCCCGCTGTCCCCGAGCAGGACCGCACTTCCCTGCAGGGCGGCGGCGTCCTCGGCGGCCCGGACCACGGAGGTGAAGAAGGGGTTGCCCACATCCAGCACAATCAGGCCGATGGTGCGGCTGTGCCCGGCCCGGAGCTGCCGGGCTGCGTCGTTGCGGACGAAACCGAGCTCGTCGATGGCCTGCAGAACGCGGTCCTTGGTCCGCTGTGAAACCCGGTCCGGGTAATTCAGGACGTTGGACACCGTTCCCACCGCCACGCGGGCATGGTTCGCAACATCCTTGATGCTGGCTGACCGTGACATGTTTCTCCAAGCTCTCTCTTGCGGGGCGGCGTGTGCAACCGCCTGGATCAACCCCCGGCCCAATTGTCCTTGCCCGGTCCGCGTTCCCTGACTAGCGAAACGGCATACGGCCGGAAAAATGGCTTTCCACCCACTGACAATTGCTTGACACCCACTCGACTTCAAGAGTACTTTGAATCGTAACAATGAAACGATTCAAAGAATCGGAATTTCAGGAGAGTCGCAGATGAGGGTGTGTTTTCGCTCCTCAGTCCAGCCCGGACTGATCGATGAGTACAGGCGCCGGCACGCCGCCGTCTGGCCGGAGATGCTCCGTGCGCTGAAGGATGCAGGCTGGCACAACTACTCGCTCTTCCTTGGCGCGGACGGCCTGCTGGTGGGCTACGTGGAATGCGACGACTTCGACGCCGTCAGGGCGCGGATGGCGCTCACCGAAGTCAACGCCCGCTGGCAGGCGGAAATGGCCGCTCTTTTTGACAACCCGGAAAACCCGGACCGCGCACCCGATGAAGGGTTCCAGGTCCTCGGGGAAGTCTTCAATCTTGACGATCAGCTTGCGGCGGCGGAGTCCACCGCAAGCTGAATCACCCGGGCTCCAGCAGCGGGGCCGCAGCACCACACCCAAATACCGCAGCAGCACAAGACATTGGAAAGAACCATCATGAATGACGTAGCAACGGCGCTGGGCAGGCTCGAGGAGCTTGCCATCGAGGTTCCCTCGTGGGCCTATGGAAATTCGGGTACCCGCTTCAAGGTGTTCGGCACGCCGGGCACTCCCCGGACCGTGCAGGAGAAGATCGCGGATGCCGCCAAGGTGCACGAACTGACGGGCCTGGCGCCCACGGTTGCCCTGCATATTCCGTGGGACAAGGTGGATGACTACGCCGCACTGCGCGAGTACGCGGCGGGCCTGGGCGTGGGCCTGGGCACCATCAACTCGAACACCTTCCAGGATGACGAGTACAAGTTCGGTTCCCTGACATCCTCGAACGAATCGGTCCGCCGCCGCGCGATCGACCACCACCTTGAATGCATCGACATCATGCACGCCACCGGCTCCCGTGACCTGAAGATCTGGCTGGCTGACGGCACCAACTACCCGGGCCAGGACGACATCCGCGGCCGGCAGGACCGCCTGGCGGAGTCCCTCCAGGAGATCTACGCCGGTCTCGGGGAGGATCAGCGCCTGGTGCTGGAGTACAAGTTCTTCGAGCCCGCTTTCTACCACACCGATGTTCCGGACTGGGGCACTTCCTACGCCCAGACCCTGGCGCTGGGGGAGAAGGCGTACGTCTGCCTGGACACCGGCCACCACGCCCCGGGCACCAACATCGAATTCATCGTCATGCAGCTGCTGCGCCTGGGCAAGCTCGGTTCCTTCGACTTCAACTCGCGGTTCTACGCGGATGACGACCTGATCGTCGGCGCCGCGGATCCGTTCCAGCTGTTCCGCATCATGTACGAGGTCATCCGCGGCGGCGGCTTCGGCAGGAATTCCGGCGTGGCGCTGATGCTGGACCAGTGCCACAACCTGGAGGAGAAGATCCCGGGCCAGATCCGATCGGTGCTCAACGTCCAGGAAATGACGGCGCGTGCGCTCATGGTGGACACCGCGGCCCTGGGTGAGGCCCAGCGGAACGGCGACGTCCTGGCAGCCAACGCCGTCTTCAACGACGCCTTCTACACGGACGTCCGACCGGCCCTGGCCGCATGGCGTGAATCCCGCGGCCTGCCCGCGGACCCGATGGCCGCCTTCAAAGCCAGCGGCTACCAGAAACAGATCAACGAGGACCGCGTGGGCGGCCAGCAAGCCGGATGGGGCGCATAGGGCATGACTAACAAAACTGTTGAAGAACTAATTTCCCGGTCCAACCGCCTCGGAGCGGACAAACGGAACACCAACTTCGCCGGCGGCAACACCTCGGCAAAGGGCACGGAGAAGGACCCGGTCACGGGCGATGACGTCCAGCTCCTCTGGGTCAAGGGCTCCGGCGGGGACCTTGGCACGCTGAAGAAGGAAAACCTTGCCGTGCTCCGCCTGGACCGGCTGAACGCACTGAAGAACGTCTACCCCGGGGTGGACCGCGAAGACGAAATGGTGGCCGCATTTGATTACTGCCTGCACGGCAAGGGCGGCGCTGCACCCTCGATCGATACCGCCATGCACGGGCTCGTGGACGCCGCGCACGTGGATCACCTGCACCCGGATTCGGGCATCGCGATTGCCACGGCCGTGGACGGGGAGGCGCTGACCACCAAGATTTTCGGTGACAAGGTGGTGTGGGTTCCGTGGCGCCGGCCCGGGTTCCAGCTGGGCCTGGACATCGCCGCGATCAAGGACGCCAACCCGCAGGCCGTGGGCACCATCCTGGGCGGCCACGGCATCACCGCCTGGGGCGCCACCAGCGAAGAAGCCGAAGCCAACTCGCTGTGGATCATCGACCAGGCTGAAAAGTTCATCGCGGAAAACGGCCGCCCCGAACCCTTCGGTCCGAAGCTGCCCGGCTACGGCGCGCTTCCCGAAGCCGAACGCCGCGCCAAAGCTGCCGCGCTGGCGCCGGTGATCCGCGGGCTGGCGTCCACGGACAAACCGCAGCTGGGGCACTTCAGCGATGACGCCGTCGTCCTTGACTTCCTGGAAGCCGCAGAGCACCCGCGCCTGGGCGCCCTGGGCACGTCCTGCCCGGACCACTTCCTGCGCACCAAGGTCAAGCCGCTGATCCTGGACCTGCCCGCGGATGCGTCCGTTGAGGACTCGATCACCCGGCTGCAGGAACTGCACGCCGACTACCGCGAGGACTACCAGGCCTACTACGACCGCCACGCGGTTCCGGAGAGCCCGGCGTTGCGCGGTGCGGACCCGGCGATCGTGCTGTTGCCGGGGGTGGGCATGTTCTCTTTCGGCGCGAACAAGCAGACCGCACGCGTGGCCGGTGAGTTCTACCTCAACGCCATCAACGTGATGCGCGGCGCGGAAGCAATCTCCACCTATGCCCCGATCGAGGAATCCGAGAAGTTCCGGATCGAGTACTGGTCTTTGGAGGAAGCCAAGCTGGCCCGGATGCCGAAGCCGAAATCGCATGCCACCCGCATTGCACTGGTGACGGGTGCGGCGTCGGGCATCGGCAAGGCGATTGCCACCCGCCTCGCCGCGGAAGGCGCCTGCGTGGTGATCGCGGACCTGAACCTGGAGAACGCGCAAGCCGTGGCCGCGGAACTCGGCGGCCCGGACGCGGCCATCGGCGTGCAGGCGGACGTCACGGACGAAGCCCAGGTCGCCGCCGCCATCCAGGAAGCGGTGCTGGCATTCGGCGGGCTGGACCTGGTGGTCAACAACGCCGGGCTGTCCATCTCCAAGCCGCTGCTGGAAACCACGGAGAAGGACTGGGACCTGCAGCACAACGTCATGGCCAAGGGCTCCTTCCTCGTCTCCAAGGCCGCGGCGAAGATCATGATTGACCAGGACATGGGCGGGGACATCATCTACATCTCCTCGAAGAACTCCGTGTTCGCCGGCCCGAACAACATCGCGTACTCCGCCACCAAGGCCGACCAGGCCCACCAGGTCCGGCTCCTCGCAGCCGAACTGGGCGAATACGGCATCCGCGTCAACGGCATCAACCCCGACGGCGTGGTCCGCGGCTCGGGCATCTTCGCCGGCGGCTGGGGCGCCAAGCGCGCCGCTGTCTACGGGGTGGACGAGCAGGAACTGGGCAAGTACTACGCCCAGCGCACCCTGCTCAAGCGCGAAGTCCTGCCGGAGAACGTGGCCAACGCCGCGGCCGTGCTGACCAGCGCCGAACTGTCCCACACCACCGGGCTCCACATTCCCGTGGACGCCGGCGTGGCCGCTGCCTTCCTGCGATGAGCGGGCACGTTTCGGGTGTCGACGGCGGCCTGTCCGCCGGCAGTGTGTTTGCCGCCGTCGACATCGGCGCCTCTTCCGGGCGGGTCATCCTCGGCCGGGTCTCCGGCGGGGCCGGTTCGGAAAGTGCCAGGCTGCAAACCGTCCACCGCTTCCCGAACGGTGTGGTGGAGTCCGACGGCGGCCTGCGCTGGGATTTCGACGCCCTCTTCGCCGAGGTCCTCACCGGCCTCGCTGCCGCGGCCCGCGCCGCCGGGGAGCGGGGCGAGACCATCAGCAGCATCGGAATCGACACCTGGGCGGTGGACTACGGGCTGGTCAACGCTGCCGGCAAACTCATTGCGCAGCCCTTCAGCTACCGGGATGACCGCAGCCGCGCCGCCGTCGCCCGGGTCCACCAGAAACTGGACCCGGCCCGGCTCTACGCCACCACCGGGCTGCAGTTCCTGCAGTTCAACACCCTCTACCAGCTGGCCAGCGAACCGGACCTGGACGGGCTGCAGGCCCTGCTCATCCCTGACCTGGTCGCGTTCCTGCTCACCGGGCAGCGCCGCACCGAGGCCACAAACGCCTCCACCACCGGGCTCTTCGACGCCGTTGCGGGGGAGTGGGCCACCGAATTCCTCACCGCCCTCGGGCTCCCGAAGAACCTGTTCCCGCCGCTGATCCAGCCCGGCGAAACCGTGGGTACCCTGCTGCCCGGCATCGCCGCGCGCACGGGACTGGCCCAGGCAACGACGGTGGTGGCCGTCGGCTCACACGACACCGCCTCCGCCGTCGCCGCCGTCCCCGCCGAACACGGGAATTTCGCCTACATCTCGTCAGGGACCTGGTCGCTGGTGGGCGTCGAACTCCGGAAGCCGGTGCTCACCGAGGCGAGCCGGCAGGCCAACTTCACGAACGAACGCGGCGTGGACGGCAGCATCCGCTACCTCCGCAACGTCGGCGGGCTCTGGCTGCTCAGCGAATGCCAGCGGACGTGGGCGCAGCAGGGATACACGGCGACGCTGGACGAACTGCTGGCAGCCGCCGCCGCGCTGCCGTTCGGCGGACCCCAGATCAACGCGGACGATCCCTACTTCATCGCACCGGACAACATGCCCGAACGCATCCGCGCTGCTGTCCGCAACACCGGCGACGTCCTCACCGACAACCCCGCGGCGATCACCCGCTGCATCCTGGACAGCCTGGCTGCCGGTTACGCCCGGACCATCGCCGACGCGGAACGCCTGGCGGACGTGCCCGTGGACGTGGTGCACATCGTGGGCGGAGGCTCGCAAAACCGGCTCCTGTGCCAGCTCACGGCCGATGCCACCGGCAAGCGGGTCATTGCGGGCCCTGTCGAGGCCACTGCTCTTGGTAACGTGTTGGTCCAGGCCCGGGCGGCAGGTGTGGTGTCGGGCGGGCCCGGCGAGCTCAGGGCACTCGTGCGCGGCTCGCAGCCATTGGAAAGCTACCAGGCGGCGCTGGTCTGAGCGGTGAAGGGAACAGCCTGAGATGCCCGAAGACATCCTGCGCTACGACGCGTCCGCGTCCGACTGGCTCGAGGCACTTCCCCTGGGGAACGGCCGGCTCGGGGCCATGGTGTTCGGCGGTCCCGCGGAACACCGCTTCCAGCTGAACGACGGCACGGCATGGTCCGGGTCGCCGCACAGCCAGGAGAGGCCGCCGCACTTCAGTCGGGAGCAGGCTTCCGCGATCATTGCGGATGCGCGCCGGCTTGTCGCGGCCGGGGAACACCATGCCGCCGAGGACGTGCTGAAGGCACTCCAGCACCGGCACTCGCAGGCATTCCTGCCGTTCGCAGACCTGTACCTCGGCACCAGTCCCGTTTCCGGTAACAATTCGCCCGGCAACAGCAGCGGCAGCACCGCGGGCGGCGCCGGCGAAATCTCCGGGTACAGCCGCGCCCTGGACCTGTCCCGTGCCGTCGCCACCACCGCGTTCCAGGCAGCCGGCTCCGGCGTCCGGGTGGAGGCTTTCGCCAGCCACGACCCCTCCGTCCTGGTCATTTCCGTGGATACGGAGCTGCCGGCCGGCCTAGACCTGACCGTCCGGCTGGATTCGCCGCTGCGCGTGCTGCGGCGCACCGGCTCCTGCCTGGAACTCAAGCTGCCGTCCGACGTCGCACCTGTCCACGACGGCGGTGCGGTGGAGTACTCGGAGGACGATTCGCTCAGCCTGCACGGCGCCGTGTCCGTCACCTGGGAGCACGACGGCCAGGAAGCGGAAGCGTCCGACGTCGGAATGGCCGCCTCCGGCGTCCGGCACGCCGTGGTGTTCGTCACCACGGAGACAACATTCAGCCGCCGGGGCGGGGAACCGCAAGCCGGCGGCACCGCGGCGACTGCCGCGGCGACGGCGGCCGGAAGGCTGGCCCAGGCCCAGGGAACCGGCCGTGCCGCCCTCCTGGCCCGGCACCTGCGGAGCCATGGCGAGCTCTACGGTAAGGCGCGGCTGCGGCTGGACGTGCCGGCCTGGACGGGGACCAACACCGCTGAGCGGCTGCTCCGGGCCAACGCCCATCCCGGCGGGCCGCTCGCTGCGGACCCCGGGCTGGCCGAACTCCTGTTCAACTACGGCCGCTACCTCCTGATC
Protein-coding regions in this window:
- a CDS encoding bifunctional aldolase/short-chain dehydrogenase, with the protein product MTNKTVEELISRSNRLGADKRNTNFAGGNTSAKGTEKDPVTGDDVQLLWVKGSGGDLGTLKKENLAVLRLDRLNALKNVYPGVDREDEMVAAFDYCLHGKGGAAPSIDTAMHGLVDAAHVDHLHPDSGIAIATAVDGEALTTKIFGDKVVWVPWRRPGFQLGLDIAAIKDANPQAVGTILGGHGITAWGATSEEAEANSLWIIDQAEKFIAENGRPEPFGPKLPGYGALPEAERRAKAAALAPVIRGLASTDKPQLGHFSDDAVVLDFLEAAEHPRLGALGTSCPDHFLRTKVKPLILDLPADASVEDSITRLQELHADYREDYQAYYDRHAVPESPALRGADPAIVLLPGVGMFSFGANKQTARVAGEFYLNAINVMRGAEAISTYAPIEESEKFRIEYWSLEEAKLARMPKPKSHATRIALVTGAASGIGKAIATRLAAEGACVVIADLNLENAQAVAAELGGPDAAIGVQADVTDEAQVAAAIQEAVLAFGGLDLVVNNAGLSISKPLLETTEKDWDLQHNVMAKGSFLVSKAAAKIMIDQDMGGDIIYISSKNSVFAGPNNIAYSATKADQAHQVRLLAAELGEYGIRVNGINPDGVVRGSGIFAGGWGAKRAAVYGVDEQELGKYYAQRTLLKREVLPENVANAAAVLTSAELSHTTGLHIPVDAGVAAAFLR
- a CDS encoding rhamnulokinase family protein, whose amino-acid sequence is MSGHVSGVDGGLSAGSVFAAVDIGASSGRVILGRVSGGAGSESARLQTVHRFPNGVVESDGGLRWDFDALFAEVLTGLAAAARAAGERGETISSIGIDTWAVDYGLVNAAGKLIAQPFSYRDDRSRAAVARVHQKLDPARLYATTGLQFLQFNTLYQLASEPDLDGLQALLIPDLVAFLLTGQRRTEATNASTTGLFDAVAGEWATEFLTALGLPKNLFPPLIQPGETVGTLLPGIAARTGLAQATTVVAVGSHDTASAVAAVPAEHGNFAYISSGTWSLVGVELRKPVLTEASRQANFTNERGVDGSIRYLRNVGGLWLLSECQRTWAQQGYTATLDELLAAAAALPFGGPQINADDPYFIAPDNMPERIRAAVRNTGDVLTDNPAAITRCILDSLAAGYARTIADAERLADVPVDVVHIVGGGSQNRLLCQLTADATGKRVIAGPVEATALGNVLVQARAAGVVSGGPGELRALVRGSQPLESYQAALV
- a CDS encoding DUF1961 family protein — its product is MGTARPGTDLLYSNPLAGPPDVSDWVAEGPLGLGTRDGALELSGPADDDELGDHAHWTFWCPVEFPDGIRISWEFLPLAEPGLAMLFFSASGHAGRDLFSADLPQRTGYYPQYHSGDIDALHVSYFRHKYDSERAFRTCNLRKSAGFELVAQGADPLPPAEDARDFYRMELVKDGPHVAFSINGLPLFAWTDTSDKVLGGGYLGFRQMAPLRAAYRNLRVEKI
- a CDS encoding L-rhamnose mutarotase — its product is MRVCFRSSVQPGLIDEYRRRHAAVWPEMLRALKDAGWHNYSLFLGADGLLVGYVECDDFDAVRARMALTEVNARWQAEMAALFDNPENPDRAPDEGFQVLGEVFNLDDQLAAAESTAS
- the rhaI gene encoding L-rhamnose isomerase, which translates into the protein MNDVATALGRLEELAIEVPSWAYGNSGTRFKVFGTPGTPRTVQEKIADAAKVHELTGLAPTVALHIPWDKVDDYAALREYAAGLGVGLGTINSNTFQDDEYKFGSLTSSNESVRRRAIDHHLECIDIMHATGSRDLKIWLADGTNYPGQDDIRGRQDRLAESLQEIYAGLGEDQRLVLEYKFFEPAFYHTDVPDWGTSYAQTLALGEKAYVCLDTGHHAPGTNIEFIVMQLLRLGKLGSFDFNSRFYADDDLIVGAADPFQLFRIMYEVIRGGGFGRNSGVALMLDQCHNLEEKIPGQIRSVLNVQEMTARALMVDTAALGEAQRNGDVLAANAVFNDAFYTDVRPALAAWRESRGLPADPMAAFKASGYQKQINEDRVGGQQAGWGA
- a CDS encoding LacI family DNA-binding transcriptional regulator; translation: MSRSASIKDVANHARVAVGTVSNVLNYPDRVSQRTKDRVLQAIDELGFVRNDAARQLRAGHSRTIGLIVLDVGNPFFTSVVRAAEDAAALQGSAVLLGDSGHDAGRESNYIDLFQEQRVQGLLISPVGDVTERLDQLRERGVPTVLVDRLADETKYSSVSVDDDAGGYLAARHLLDIGRRRLAFVGGPTSIRQVADRLQGAQRAVAEVADASLEILDSAGQTVLAGRGVGDQLVRRSAGELPDGVFCANDLLALGVMQSLTMLHRLRIPEDIALIGYDDIDFAVSAVVPLSSIRQPTEALGRTAIELLAEELEADKPKHRAVIFTPELVVRQSTAGPEGSSDLPGDH